In Brevibacillus brevis, a genomic segment contains:
- a CDS encoding CoA-acylating methylmalonate-semialdehyde dehydrogenase, whose amino-acid sequence MSTITAGNPLKNYIGGQWVESQTSRYEDIPNPATGELLSRVPLSTKEDVDKAVQAAKAAFAGWSATPVADRARIMFRFHSLLLQHQDELAEMITRENGKNLPEAQAELLRGIEMVEFACGMPTLMMGETLPNIASQIDGQVLRFPLGVVAGITPFNFPIMVPMWMYPIAITAGNTFVLKPSERTPVSCIRIAELLKEAGLPDGVFNVVNGAHDVVNGLLEHPDVKAISFVGSQPVAEYVYKTAAANGKRVQALAGAKNHHLVMPDCDLRRAAKTIVSSAFGCAGERCMAASAVVAVEEIADTLVQYLIEESDALKMGNGLETGVDLGPVIRDTHLSKVHDYIERGVAAGADLVRDGREDAKALPDGYFLGPTIFDKADAEMVIVRDEIFAPVLSVMRVSGFEEGLETISRSRFGNGATIYTNNGKWGREFVQRVEAGMVGVNVGVPAPMGFFAFSGWKESFYGDLHANGKDGVMFYTKKKTVTSRWFEDGDTSIGSQKVFVK is encoded by the coding sequence ATGAGTACAATAACTGCCGGCAATCCATTAAAAAACTATATCGGGGGCCAGTGGGTGGAATCGCAGACCAGCCGCTACGAGGATATCCCCAATCCGGCAACCGGCGAGCTTTTGTCCCGGGTGCCGCTCTCTACCAAGGAGGATGTAGACAAGGCCGTTCAAGCGGCCAAGGCAGCTTTCGCAGGCTGGAGCGCGACTCCGGTAGCTGACCGGGCGCGAATCATGTTCCGCTTCCACAGTCTGCTTCTGCAGCACCAGGATGAACTGGCGGAGATGATCACACGTGAGAATGGCAAGAACCTGCCGGAAGCCCAAGCCGAGCTGCTGCGCGGAATCGAGATGGTGGAGTTTGCCTGCGGAATGCCTACGCTGATGATGGGCGAGACGTTGCCGAATATCGCCTCTCAAATCGACGGGCAGGTCCTCCGCTTCCCGCTCGGGGTCGTGGCGGGAATCACTCCGTTCAACTTCCCGATCATGGTGCCGATGTGGATGTACCCGATCGCGATCACGGCAGGCAACACCTTCGTGCTAAAGCCGTCCGAGCGCACGCCGGTCTCCTGCATCCGCATCGCCGAGCTGTTGAAGGAAGCGGGGCTGCCCGACGGAGTGTTCAACGTGGTGAACGGAGCCCACGATGTCGTGAACGGCCTTCTGGAGCATCCCGACGTAAAGGCGATCTCGTTCGTCGGCTCGCAGCCGGTAGCCGAATACGTCTACAAGACGGCAGCTGCGAACGGAAAGCGCGTGCAGGCGCTTGCCGGGGCGAAAAACCACCACCTTGTCATGCCGGACTGCGATTTGCGCCGCGCCGCAAAGACGATCGTCAGCTCCGCCTTCGGTTGTGCAGGAGAGCGCTGCATGGCCGCGAGCGCAGTTGTCGCCGTCGAGGAGATCGCCGATACGCTCGTGCAGTACTTGATCGAGGAATCGGATGCGCTCAAGATGGGGAACGGTCTGGAGACAGGCGTCGATCTTGGACCGGTCATACGCGACACCCACCTGTCCAAGGTGCACGACTACATCGAAAGAGGAGTCGCGGCCGGGGCGGACCTCGTACGTGATGGAAGAGAGGACGCCAAAGCACTGCCGGACGGCTATTTCCTGGGCCCGACCATTTTTGACAAGGCAGACGCAGAGATGGTGATTGTCCGCGATGAAATTTTTGCCCCTGTGCTCAGCGTCATGCGGGTCTCGGGCTTCGAGGAAGGTCTCGAGACGATCAGCCGCTCGCGCTTTGGCAACGGCGCCACCATTTACACGAACAACGGAAAGTGGGGCCGTGAGTTCGTACAGCGTGTAGAGGCGGGCATGGTTGGGGTCAACGTCGGCGTACCGGCTCCCATGGGCTTCTTCGCCTTCTCCGGCTGGAAGGAGTCTTTCTATGGCGATTTGCACGCGAACGGCAAAGACGGTGTGATGTTCTACACGAAGAAAAAGACGGTGACATCCCGTTGGTTCGAGGATGGCGACACCAGCATCGGTTCGCAAAAAGTATTCGTGAAATAA
- a CDS encoding aspartate aminotransferase family protein yields MEEQLTKSFDKDSLLESDRSHMWHHMSPYNPNPMIVTEASGSWITDIDGNRYLDGMSGLWCVNIGYGRQELADAAYEQLKQLAYFPLTQSHVPAIRLAEKVSEWLGEEYRVFFSNSGSEANEVAFKIARQYHHQNGEPGRYKFISRHRAYHGNTMGALAATGQSIRKEKYEPLAPGFLHVPPPYCYRCPVGKSYGNCNMECAQFYDQVINWEGEKTVAAVIMEPTITGGGVIVPAPEYMPKVREICDKYGVLMIVDEVICGFGRSGERFGHQNFGVKPDIVTMAKGITSAYLPLSATAVRAEIADKFNEQGTNLHFRHVNTFGGNPAACALALKNLELMEEEQLVERAKELGAELREKLAFLADHPYVGDIRSFGFLMGIELVEDRKTKEPAAPAKLTQVIAECKKRGLIIGKNGDTIPSFNNVLTLSPPFSTTSDDIDFIAQVMKEAFDTLL; encoded by the coding sequence ATGGAAGAGCAATTGACCAAATCGTTCGACAAGGATAGCCTGCTGGAATCGGACCGCTCGCACATGTGGCACCACATGTCGCCCTACAATCCAAACCCGATGATCGTGACGGAGGCGAGCGGCTCCTGGATCACGGATATCGACGGCAACCGGTACCTGGACGGGATGTCAGGCTTGTGGTGCGTCAATATCGGCTACGGAAGGCAAGAGCTGGCGGATGCGGCTTACGAGCAGCTGAAGCAGCTGGCCTATTTCCCGCTCACGCAGAGCCACGTCCCGGCGATCCGGCTGGCGGAAAAAGTGAGCGAGTGGCTGGGAGAGGAATACCGCGTGTTCTTTTCCAACAGCGGTTCGGAAGCGAATGAAGTCGCCTTTAAAATCGCCCGCCAGTACCATCACCAAAACGGCGAACCGGGCCGCTACAAATTCATTTCCCGCCACCGCGCCTACCACGGCAATACGATGGGCGCCCTGGCAGCGACCGGTCAGTCGATTCGCAAGGAAAAGTACGAACCGCTCGCCCCGGGGTTCCTGCATGTGCCCCCGCCTTACTGCTACCGCTGTCCGGTGGGGAAATCGTACGGCAACTGCAACATGGAGTGCGCCCAGTTTTACGATCAGGTCATCAACTGGGAAGGGGAAAAGACAGTAGCGGCAGTCATCATGGAGCCAACCATTACCGGTGGGGGAGTCATCGTGCCTGCTCCGGAGTACATGCCAAAAGTCCGGGAGATTTGCGACAAGTATGGCGTGCTGATGATCGTCGACGAGGTGATTTGCGGATTCGGGCGATCCGGGGAACGGTTCGGTCATCAAAATTTCGGCGTCAAGCCGGATATCGTGACGATGGCAAAAGGCATCACCAGCGCATACCTGCCGTTGTCGGCGACAGCAGTCCGGGCGGAAATCGCCGACAAATTCAATGAACAGGGCACCAATCTGCACTTCCGTCACGTCAACACGTTCGGCGGCAATCCGGCGGCCTGTGCGCTCGCCCTGAAAAACCTCGAGCTGATGGAGGAAGAGCAGCTGGTGGAGCGTGCGAAAGAGCTGGGAGCGGAGCTGCGCGAAAAGCTCGCTTTCCTGGCTGACCATCCGTACGTAGGGGACATTCGCAGCTTCGGCTTCCTCATGGGCATCGAGCTGGTAGAAGACCGCAAAACGAAAGAACCGGCCGCTCCTGCCAAGCTGACACAGGTGATCGCCGAATGCAAAAAACGGGGACTGATCATCGGGAAAAACGGAGATACGATCCCCAGCTTCAACAACGTCCTGACGCTGTCTCCGCCATTCAGCACCACAAGTGACGATATCGACTTTATTGCGCAGGTCATGAAAGAAGCGTTTGACACCTTGCTGTAA